From the genome of Bacteroidota bacterium, one region includes:
- a CDS encoding ABC transporter ATP-binding protein, giving the protein MTKLVLNKLTKTFERRVIFKDVNLEWSAPGLFGVAGPNGSGKSTLVKVVTGLISATSGDVYLESDGRKFTPANSTGHFGFASPYLVLYDEFTAKENLEFTMNIRGKQLDEAKMDSLLDHFSLLKRKNDLVRAYSSGMKQRLKIIFAFIHNPELIILDEPTANLDAEGKGKVYELAKSVAQEKIVIFATNEEEELAMCKEVIKIMDHKPAGRD; this is encoded by the coding sequence ATGACTAAATTAGTCTTGAATAAACTTACAAAAACATTCGAAAGAAGAGTAATCTTTAAGGATGTGAACCTCGAATGGTCTGCTCCCGGGCTTTTTGGCGTGGCGGGTCCCAACGGCTCCGGAAAATCGACACTTGTGAAGGTGGTAACCGGGCTTATTTCCGCTACATCAGGGGATGTCTATCTCGAATCAGACGGAAGAAAGTTTACACCCGCTAATTCGACCGGTCATTTTGGTTTCGCTTCCCCATACCTCGTACTTTACGATGAGTTTACCGCAAAGGAAAATCTTGAATTTACAATGAACATAAGGGGAAAGCAGCTTGATGAAGCGAAAATGGACTCGCTTCTCGATCATTTTTCCCTTCTCAAGAGGAAAAACGACCTTGTCAGAGCCTATTCATCGGGCATGAAACAGCGGCTTAAAATAATTTTTGCATTTATCCACAACCCCGAACTCATCATTCTTGATGAACCGACCGCCAATCTCGATGCTGAAGGCAAGGGAAAGGTTTACGAACTCGCAAAAAGCGTTGCACAGGAGAAAATTGTAATTTTCGCAACAAATGAAGAAGAAGAACTTGCCATGTGCAAAGAGGTCATCAAGATTATGGATCATAAACCGGCAGGGAGGGACTGA